One Gossypium hirsutum isolate 1008001.06 chromosome A11, Gossypium_hirsutum_v2.1, whole genome shotgun sequence genomic window carries:
- the LOC121209360 gene encoding importin subunit alpha-like, producing the protein MLAEVEDNIEIRKNNHEQHLRKKLENLVASVWSDDSSLQLQAITRFMKLLSSKCRAPIEEVIQAGVVPRFVELLGSPSDSICEEAVWALANIADDSLRCRDLVIGHGALLPFLALLNEHAELFMLKIVTRTLPVFCKPPFDQAKLVLSTLARLIHSNDEQVLTHACWALSHLFDGTNEKIQAVIEADVCGRLVKLLMHPSPSVITYALLTIGHIVTGDDVQTQCAISHQVLPCLLNLLKNDYEKRIKIVACWTISNITAGNKEQIQAVIEANIIAPLVYLLQNVEFDIKKQAICAISNATSGGTHDQIRFLVSQGCIKPLCDLLNCPDPKVVTVCLKGLENILKVGEVDKNMGTTEGANLYA; encoded by the exons ATGCTGGCTGAA GTAGAGGATAACATAGAGATTAGGAAGAACAATCACGAACAGCATTTGCGAAAAAag CTGGAAAATTTGGTTGCCAGTGTCTGGTCTGATGATAGTAGTTTGCAGCTTCAAGCAATCACTCGGTTTATGAAACTGCTTTCAAGTA AATGTAGAGCACCTATTGAGGAAGTGATTCAAGCTGGAGTGGTTCCTCGCTTTGTTGAGTTACTTGGTTCCCCAAGTGATTCTATTTGTGAGGAG GCTGTTTGGGCATTGGCAAATATTGCTGATGATTCTCTTAGATGTCGTGATCTTGTCATTGGCCATGGTGCTTTGCTTCCTTTTTTGGCTTTGTTGAATGAGCATGCTGAGCTTTTTATGCTCAAAATTGTTACACGGACACTGCCAGTGTTTTGTAAGCCTCCATTTGATCAG GCTAAGCTTGTACTCTCTACATTAGCCCGTCTTATTCATTCAAATGATGAACAAGTGTTGACTCATGCATGTTGGGCACTCTCACATCTTTTTGATGGCACAAATGAAAAAATTCAAGCTGTTATTGAAGCAGATGTATGTGGGCGTCTGGTGAAACTTTTGAT GCACCCATCTCCTTCAGTGATAACTTATGCTCTTCTTACAATTGGACATATTGTTACTGGAGATGATGTGCAAACTCAG TGTGCCATTAGTCATCAGGTATTGCCATGCCTTTTAAACCTTTTGAAAAATGATTATGAAAAGAGAATCAAGATAGTTGCTTGTTGGACAATCTCAAATATCACAGCAGGAAATAAAGAGCAGATACAG GCTGTAATTGAAGCTAATATTATTGCTCCTCTAGTTTATTTGCttcaaaatgttgaatttgatattaagaAACAAGCTATATGCGCAATCTCAAATGCTACATCTGGTGGGACTCATGATCAGATCAG GTTCCTTGTAAGTCAAGGTTGCATCAAGCCGTTGTGTGATCTTCTCAACTGCCCCGATCCAAAAGTTGTTACAGTTTGCTTAAAAGGGCTTGAAAACATTCTCAAGGTAGGAGAAGTTGATAAAAATATGGGCACTACTGAAGGAGCGAATCTCTATGCATAA
- the LOC121209361 gene encoding uncharacterized protein, translated as MDIIIPPCNHTSHLSYIYLTKTKENRCEECGGKISGTAFSCHSCKVWKHISCADKLNRDLPLKIFHPLHLQHRLQLQWYYPEEFICDKCSYISTGYRYRCSSSCDFNLDLTCASSVSGQLPKDQEPLSFKDEKKKKILHYSHNHELSFFKYRKVREEDYDCLWCEKHLLPSEVCYGCRYCKFYLHQVCSDKIPKTLSHYFHPKHPLRLTCNLAFPSDKCNACSKWCRFGTPLYVCEMCNFRLDFDCAKLSPSLKLDCHHHLLTFFKDFKKSEEGQDSYCKACGKHYSGGSVYSCVQCHFTLHLKCVVPSSARHKYHRHPLTMMELIKEDDSEIYYCDVCENERNLKDPVYYCQSCIFIAHIQSVLSQVIIFFTFQFNFHNQI; from the coding sequence ATGGATATCATCATACCTCCCTGCAATCATACATCTCACTTGTCATACATATATCTTACGAAGACTAAAGAGAATCGTTGTGAAGAATGCGGAGGGAAAATCTCGGGTACTGCCTTTTCTTGTCATTCGTGCAAGGTTTGGAAGCACATTTCATGTGCGGATAAACTGAATCGTGATCTGCCTCTTAAGATTTTTCACCCCCTCCACTTGCAACATCGACTTCAACTACAATGGTATTATCCGGAGGAATTCATTTGTGATAAATGTTCGTATATATCTACTGGTTATAGATATAGATGTTCTTCATCATGTGATTTCAATCTTGATCTCACATGTGCTTCTTCGGTCAGTGGTCAGCTGCCTAAAGATCAAGAGCCATTGAGTTtcaaagatgaaaagaaaaagaaaatcttgCACTACAGCCACAATCACGAGCTGAGCTTCTTCAAATATAGGAAGGTACGCGAAGAAGACTATGATTGTTTATGGTGTGAAAAACATCTACTGCCATCAGAAGTGTGCTATGGTTGTAGATATTGCAAGTTCTATCTCCATCAGGTGTGCAGTGATAAGATACCCAAGACACTTTCTCATTATTTTCATCCTAAGCACCCTCTTCGCCTAACCTGTAACCTTGCCTTTCCTAGTGATAAATGCAATGCTTGTTCAAAGTGGTGTCGTTTTGGTACCCCTTTGTATGTATGCGAGATGTGCAACTTCCGCCTTGATTTTGATTGCGCTAAACTCTCGCCTTCCCTAAAACTTGATTGCCACCATCACCTTCTCACTTTTTTCAAAGATTTTAAGAAAAGTGAAGAAGGGCAAGATTCATATTGCAAAGCATGTGGTAAGCATTATAGTGGTGGTAGCGTTTATAGCTGTGTGCAATGCCATTTTACTCTCCATTTAAAATGTGTCGTACCATCTTCAGCTAGACATAAATATCACAGACATCCACTTACTATGATGGAGTTGATTAAAGAAGATGATTCTGAAATATATTATTGTGATGTTTGTGAGAATGAAAGAAATCTAAAAGATCCTGTGTATTATTGTCAAAGTTGCATATTCATAGCTCATATTCAATCTGTACTTAGTCAGGTAAtaatatttttcacatttcaatttaacttTCACAATCAAATATGA